Proteins from a single region of Bacteroidota bacterium:
- a CDS encoding aldehyde dehydrogenase family protein, with translation MDKYLLYINGEFREAQNKEYFDSVNPADDSVNAQISKGTVEDVKDAIAAAREAFDDGRWTNLAREERGRMIKQIVDKINEHKDRLIELEVKDSGSTIRKATEDIMLGARTLNYYSKMASTVFEENIEGLSKEGISKNLLVREPIGVVASIIPWNFPFKMAIWKLGPALAAGCTIVLKPSSETSLSVAELAKLIDETDIPKGVINIVTGGSDIGTEMVSNKLVDKVAFTGSTEVGRTIMKNAAPTLKKLTLECGGKSPNIILDDTDMNMAVDGAIYAGFYHQGQCCEGGTRLLVQESVYDEFTSKLKEKIEKMKIGDPMDKGNDNGPVVSKKQFESVMNYIDIGKKEGAKILTGGERVGDKGYYIKPTIFTDVDNKMRIAQEEIFGPVVVIIKFKDDDEAVKISNDSEFGLAAGIWSGNDERALALAKRLRTGTVWINEYHLLADRAPFGGYKQSGVGREFGVDGLKEYTEAKHIHIDEIKDRSKKFWYNTVVPRG, from the coding sequence ATGGATAAATATTTATTATACATAAACGGTGAATTCCGTGAAGCGCAAAACAAAGAATATTTCGATTCTGTAAATCCTGCCGATGACAGCGTTAACGCTCAGATATCGAAAGGCACTGTTGAAGATGTTAAAGATGCAATTGCTGCAGCAAGAGAAGCATTTGATGACGGACGCTGGACAAATCTTGCAAGAGAAGAGCGCGGCAGAATGATAAAGCAGATCGTTGACAAAATTAATGAGCATAAGGATAGACTTATCGAGCTTGAAGTAAAAGATTCCGGCTCAACAATAAGAAAAGCAACTGAAGATATTATGCTCGGCGCAAGGACTTTGAATTATTATTCAAAGATGGCTTCGACAGTATTTGAAGAAAACATCGAAGGACTTTCAAAAGAAGGTATCAGCAAAAATTTATTAGTAAGAGAACCAATCGGAGTTGTTGCTTCAATAATTCCATGGAATTTTCCTTTCAAGATGGCGATCTGGAAACTCGGTCCGGCATTAGCAGCAGGATGTACGATTGTTTTAAAGCCGTCATCTGAAACATCGCTTTCAGTTGCAGAGCTTGCAAAGCTCATTGACGAAACTGATATTCCAAAAGGTGTAATAAATATTGTAACAGGCGGTTCGGATATCGGAACAGAAATGGTATCTAATAAGCTTGTTGATAAAGTTGCGTTCACCGGTTCTACAGAAGTCGGCAGAACAATTATGAAAAACGCTGCACCGACTTTGAAAAAATTAACTCTTGAGTGCGGCGGAAAATCACCTAATATTATTTTAGATGATACGGATATGAACATGGCAGTTGACGGTGCTATCTATGCAGGATTTTATCATCAGGGACAGTGCTGCGAAGGCGGTACAAGATTACTTGTACAGGAAAGTGTATATGACGAGTTTACATCAAAGCTGAAAGAAAAAATTGAGAAGATGAAAATAGGCGACCCGATGGATAAAGGTAATGATAACGGTCCTGTTGTATCAAAGAAGCAGTTTGAATCAGTAATGAATTATATTGATATCGGTAAAAAAGAAGGCGCAAAGATTTTAACAGGCGGCGAGAGAGTTGGTGATAAAGGATATTATATTAAGCCGACAATATTTACAGACGTGGATAATAAAATGAGAATTGCGCAGGAAGAAATTTTCGGACCTGTAGTGGTAATCATAAAGTTCAAAGATGACGATGAAGCTGTGAAAATTTCAAATGATTCTGAATTCGGACTTGCAGCCGGAATCTGGTCAGGCAACGATGAAAGAGCATTGGCATTGGCAAAGAGATTAAGAACAGGAACAGTGTGGATAAACGAATATCACCTGCTTGCGGACAGAGCTCCTTTTGGCGGATATAAACAAAGCGGTGTTGGACGTGAGTTCGGCGTTGATGGCTTGAAAGAATATACTGAAGCAAAACATATTCACATTGACGAAATAAAAGACAGAAGCAAAAAATTCTGGTATAACACAGTTGTACCAAGAGGATAA
- a CDS encoding HNH endonuclease: MTYLEKAEIISAIDDKEIRSVYRKFQYPSIVRLVFFVRVPFKKIILSRKNILRRDGHRCQYCGHTSNLTVDHVIPKSRKGEDTWENLTTACVRCNNKKGDRTPEEAKMHLRNIPKRPSHITFIKNFAGKIDDDWKPYLYM, from the coding sequence ATGACTTATTTGGAGAAGGCTGAAATCATCAGTGCCATCGATGACAAGGAAATCCGTTCAGTGTACAGGAAGTTTCAGTATCCAAGCATTGTAAGACTTGTTTTCTTTGTAAGAGTTCCTTTTAAAAAAATAATTTTATCGAGAAAGAATATATTAAGAAGAGACGGGCACAGATGCCAGTACTGCGGACATACTTCAAACTTAACGGTTGACCATGTAATTCCGAAATCAAGAAAAGGCGAAGACACCTGGGAAAATCTGACAACAGCTTGCGTAAGATGCAATAATAAAAAAGGGGACAGGACTCCCGAAGAAGCAAAGATGCATTTGAGAAATATTCCTAAGCGACCTTCTCATATAACTTTCATAAAGAACTTTGCAGGCAAGATAGACGATGACTGGAAGCCGTATTTGTACATGTAG
- a CDS encoding T9SS type A sorting domain-containing protein: MIKYILIGLLFVFTNTYSQYNQQWVDRLNGSGNSFDIANTILLDEQSNAYVYCTLYDSLSSTDICVVKYSPSGNVLWKYVYPSPGIDQMQDIYKDAQNFSYITGYTADSGRIKLLTFKLTPTGDTVWTKVTTIPNHETLISHSIISDKSNNIFVLFDGRNVATSRTDFMIIKYNQSGVILQQKIFEGSPGGDDNGIKLVCDAQGNIFVGVNSQNTGTAYDIVLYKFDNDLNQIYTKTINGTANSDDGVIDMKIASDNNIILTGKIFNSGTQQDIGTYKINNSNGDIIWSKIYNGIGNDIDLPYALTIDNENNILVTGYARNSNQIESEDIITLKYNSAGNLLWSKIYNDSTNGTDEGFSICTDSQNNVYVGGMADHGNRRVGYITLKYDALGNLLWKGTYNYIALSEDFIYKIAVNNSQDIFITGISFSNTTDYDVTTIKYARQTGINNNYETVKDFKLYPNYPNPFNPSTIIRFYNPNKEYTSIKIYDISGKEITELENSVLNSGEHRYIFNAGDLSAGTYFYKIFHGNSEEFGKVVYVK; the protein is encoded by the coding sequence ATGATAAAATACATACTAATCGGGCTTCTTTTCGTTTTTACTAATACTTATTCACAATATAATCAGCAATGGGTCGATAGATTAAACGGTTCAGGAAACAGCTTTGATATAGCTAATACCATATTGCTTGATGAGCAAAGTAATGCATACGTGTACTGTACACTTTATGATAGTCTTTCATCAACGGATATTTGTGTAGTAAAATACTCTCCATCCGGAAATGTTCTATGGAAGTATGTTTACCCTTCACCGGGGATTGACCAGATGCAGGATATTTATAAAGATGCTCAGAATTTTTCTTATATAACAGGATATACAGCTGATTCTGGAAGAATAAAACTTTTAACTTTCAAACTGACTCCTACGGGTGATACAGTCTGGACAAAAGTTACAACAATTCCAAATCATGAGACATTAATCAGCCATTCAATAATTTCAGATAAGTCGAATAATATTTTTGTATTGTTTGATGGAAGAAATGTTGCAACATCCCGAACAGATTTTATGATTATAAAATATAATCAGTCAGGTGTTATTCTTCAGCAAAAGATATTTGAAGGCAGTCCCGGCGGTGATGATAACGGAATAAAGCTTGTATGCGATGCGCAGGGAAATATTTTTGTTGGAGTAAATTCGCAAAATACAGGAACTGCTTACGATATCGTTTTATATAAATTTGATAATGATTTAAACCAGATTTACACTAAGACAATTAACGGCACTGCAAACTCAGATGACGGAGTTATAGATATGAAAATCGCGAGTGATAACAATATTATTTTGACAGGAAAAATATTTAACTCGGGCACTCAGCAGGATATCGGGACATATAAAATCAATAACAGCAACGGAGATATTATATGGTCCAAAATTTATAACGGTATCGGCAATGATATTGACCTCCCGTATGCATTAACGATTGATAATGAAAATAATATTTTAGTAACCGGTTATGCGCGTAATTCAAATCAGATAGAGAGCGAAGATATAATAACGTTAAAGTATAATTCTGCGGGCAATTTATTGTGGAGCAAAATATATAATGATTCTACTAACGGAACGGATGAAGGATTTTCTATCTGCACTGATTCGCAAAATAATGTTTATGTCGGCGGCATGGCAGACCATGGAAACCGGCGTGTAGGATATATTACTTTAAAATATGATGCCTTGGGAAATTTACTCTGGAAGGGGACTTACAACTATATTGCCCTATCTGAAGATTTCATTTATAAAATTGCTGTGAATAACTCGCAGGATATTTTCATAACGGGTATTAGTTTTTCGAATACAACAGATTACGACGTAACTACCATTAAATATGCCAGACAAACGGGGATTAATAATAATTATGAAACCGTAAAAGATTTTAAACTTTATCCAAACTATCCTAATCCTTTTAACCCTTCAACGATAATCAGATTTTATAATCCGAACAAGGAATACACGTCAATAAAAATTTATGATATTAGTGGTAAAGAAATTACTGAGCTGGAAAATTCAGTTTTGAATTCAGGTGAGCACAGGTACATTTTTAATGCAGGTGATTTATCTGCCGGGACTTATTTTTATAAAATTTTCCATGGTAATTCAGAAGAATTTGGCAAAGTAGTATATGTCAAATGA
- a CDS encoding iron ABC transporter permease codes for MKRKFSIFEYALLFIVLFFAVGYIIFPLIKLVKESFRFNLDSYKTLGSATVLGSAMNSVLLSVVTVIGCAAIGILLAYYFHFYKIPFKKYLSVIFLIPLATPPIVGVVSFLYLLSDNGILSRILFLIFSKNLLTGFQGWTAIIIIHLFSFYPLFFLFASASFEKLDYNVIDASNSLGASKWTTFRKIILPFLLPSVASAGIITFMASMASFSAPFVFGGSIRFLTTEIYNSKINGDTSLTAVLSVFLTLISVVFLFLLRKFRTANEYSLRMKGSVKKIDASKLYNLSVVGKILFPLTGFIILLPVLTLLYLSLIPEGSLIRNYFGDALTFVNYQNIFTTDSVAIPYYNSLIMSLIAVAATIIIGLPASYFTAKKKIKGGNLLESIITLPYGIPGTVIAITLIFSFNSGNVFSFGEILVGTFAIMPLAYTIRNIPAITQSLNSGFNNIDPSLEEASYSLGAGRFKTFRTIILPLIVPAIISGALIVFINSFGEFVSSILLYTFSTKTISIDIYSQLRLYNTGGSAASGFIMFLIVLIALIFSRRKIS; via the coding sequence ATGAAAAGGAAGTTTTCCATATTTGAATACGCTTTGCTTTTTATTGTGCTGTTCTTTGCAGTCGGCTATATCATTTTTCCTTTAATAAAGTTAGTAAAGGAAAGCTTCAGATTTAATCTTGACTCATACAAAACACTGGGCAGCGCAACAGTACTTGGCTCAGCGATGAATTCAGTTTTACTCTCAGTTGTTACCGTAATTGGCTGCGCAGCCATAGGAATATTACTGGCATATTATTTTCACTTCTATAAAATCCCTTTTAAAAAATATTTATCAGTTATTTTTTTAATACCGCTCGCTACACCTCCGATAGTTGGAGTAGTATCGTTTTTATATTTGCTGAGCGATAACGGGATTTTATCGCGGATTTTATTTTTAATTTTCTCAAAAAATCTTTTAACAGGTTTTCAGGGATGGACGGCAATAATAATAATTCATTTGTTTTCGTTTTATCCATTATTCTTTTTATTCGCCTCTGCCTCATTTGAAAAACTGGATTATAATGTTATCGATGCATCAAACTCGCTTGGAGCATCTAAGTGGACTACATTCAGAAAAATAATTCTGCCGTTTTTACTCCCATCAGTTGCAAGCGCGGGTATTATTACATTCATGGCAAGTATGGCTTCGTTTTCTGCTCCGTTTGTATTTGGCGGCTCGATTCGATTTTTAACGACTGAAATTTATAATTCTAAGATTAACGGAGATACTTCTTTAACTGCAGTCCTTTCAGTATTTCTAACACTTATTTCTGTGGTGTTTTTATTTTTGTTGAGGAAATTCAGAACAGCAAATGAGTATTCATTAAGAATGAAGGGAAGTGTAAAGAAAATTGATGCTTCTAAACTTTATAATCTAAGCGTAGTTGGAAAAATACTATTTCCATTAACAGGATTTATAATTCTTTTACCTGTTCTTACTTTATTGTATCTCTCATTAATTCCTGAAGGCTCTTTGATAAGAAATTATTTCGGCGATGCACTTACGTTTGTAAATTATCAGAATATATTCACGACTGATTCCGTTGCAATTCCTTATTATAACAGCTTGATAATGTCTTTGATAGCAGTCGCGGCTACTATAATCATTGGACTCCCAGCATCGTACTTCACAGCAAAGAAAAAAATAAAAGGCGGGAATTTGCTTGAGAGCATAATTACTCTGCCTTACGGAATTCCGGGAACGGTAATAGCCATCACATTAATTTTCAGTTTTAATTCCGGTAACGTTTTTTCATTCGGAGAAATACTGGTTGGGACTTTTGCAATAATGCCATTGGCATATACAATAAGAAACATTCCTGCTATAACGCAGTCACTCAATTCAGGATTTAACAATATTGACCCTTCGCTTGAAGAGGCATCTTATTCACTCGGCGCAGGGAGATTTAAAACGTTCAGAACAATTATTCTTCCTCTGATTGTTCCTGCAATTATATCGGGAGCTTTAATTGTGTTCATAAATTCATTTGGAGAATTTGTTTCCTCAATACTTCTCTATACTTTTTCCACTAAAACAATTTCTATAGATATTTATTCACAGCTTAGACTTTATAATACTGGCGGCTCGGCTGCATCGGGATTTATAATGTTCTTAATTGTACTCATCGCTCTGATATTTTCACGAAGGAAAATATCATGA
- a CDS encoding ABC transporter ATP-binding protein has product MFLKLDNIQKKFSEQTVLENINLEIEKGEFFSLLGPSGCGKTTLLRIISGLETSDLGKIILEGKDVTNLTTQQRKVGIVFQNYALFPNMNVSKNISYGLEINKVSKDEISKKVEEVLKKVNLSHKANSSVSELSGGEQQRASLARVIVNEPSLILFDEPLSNLDYALRLEARGELKRLQREAGITSVYVTHDQGEALALSDRIAVMNKGVIQQVGTPQELYNNPVNSFVAEFVGHYNIFSGSEADEILGITDVANDEVLIILPENLKIKKSEGQTELKIKEILYNGSYTEFIIEHKLKEIKSISFSNEKTTHFNINDYVNFEFNTTKIKLIKR; this is encoded by the coding sequence GTGTTTCTTAAATTAGATAACATTCAAAAAAAATTTTCTGAACAGACTGTTTTAGAAAATATTAATCTTGAAATTGAAAAAGGTGAGTTCTTTTCTTTGCTCGGTCCCAGCGGATGTGGGAAGACCACTTTGCTCAGAATAATTTCAGGATTAGAGACCTCTGACTTAGGGAAAATAATTCTTGAAGGAAAAGATGTAACAAATTTAACTACACAGCAGAGGAAGGTCGGAATTGTTTTTCAGAATTATGCATTATTTCCGAATATGAATGTATCGAAAAATATTTCATACGGACTGGAAATAAATAAAGTCAGCAAAGATGAGATAAGTAAAAAAGTTGAAGAAGTTTTAAAGAAAGTAAATCTCTCTCATAAAGCAAACTCTTCTGTAAGCGAACTCAGCGGCGGTGAACAGCAGAGAGCATCACTTGCACGCGTTATTGTAAACGAACCAAGTTTAATTTTATTTGATGAGCCGTTATCCAATCTTGATTACGCACTGCGACTTGAAGCAAGAGGGGAACTGAAACGCCTGCAACGAGAAGCAGGCATTACAAGTGTATATGTTACTCACGATCAGGGCGAGGCACTGGCACTTTCCGATAGAATTGCAGTAATGAATAAAGGCGTGATTCAGCAGGTTGGCACTCCGCAGGAGTTGTATAATAATCCCGTGAATTCATTTGTAGCTGAGTTTGTTGGCCATTACAATATTTTCAGCGGAAGTGAAGCGGATGAAATCTTAGGAATCACTGATGTTGCAAATGATGAAGTGTTGATTATTCTTCCTGAGAATTTAAAAATAAAAAAATCTGAAGGACAGACAGAATTAAAAATAAAAGAAATTTTATATAATGGTTCTTATACTGAATTTATAATTGAGCATAAGCTTAAAGAAATAAAAAGTATTTCGTTCTCGAATGAGAAAACTACTCATTTCAATATAAATGACTATGTGAATTTTGAATTCAATACAACAAAAATAAAACTGATAAAGAGATAA
- a CDS encoding extracellular solute-binding protein, translated as MKIFFKVILLVVLCIGFSSCSKNNKRKLVVYSPHGKEMLGEFEKQFEAKNPEIDVQWLDMGSQEIIDRIKTEKDNPQADIWWGAPATLFMRADKMGLLEKYTPTWASSVTAAHKGKNDTWYGTFLTPEVISFNNKVLNNTNAPQDWADLVQPVWKDKIVLRNPMASGTLRVIFSAIISMSVKANGSEDKGWEWLKGLDANTKDYSADATQMYLKLGGDQEPVTLWNMPDIILQANAYQYPFGYIFPKSGTVVLTDGIALVKGSKNSEDAKKFYEFVTSNEALKVQAEKFYRIPARTDIAKESLPDWIKKADYKELELELDWEMISEKEGDWMKKWDAEIKGKK; from the coding sequence ATGAAAATATTTTTTAAAGTAATTCTATTGGTAGTTCTTTGTATCGGTTTTTCATCCTGCTCTAAAAATAACAAACGAAAACTCGTAGTCTATTCTCCTCACGGAAAAGAAATGCTGGGAGAATTTGAAAAACAATTCGAAGCAAAAAATCCTGAGATAGATGTTCAGTGGCTGGATATGGGTTCGCAGGAAATTATAGACAGAATTAAAACTGAGAAAGATAATCCTCAGGCAGATATCTGGTGGGGAGCGCCGGCTACTCTATTTATGCGTGCAGATAAAATGGGTTTGCTTGAAAAATACACTCCCACCTGGGCATCAAGTGTAACTGCTGCGCATAAAGGAAAAAATGATACCTGGTACGGAACGTTTTTAACTCCCGAAGTGATTTCATTCAATAATAAAGTACTTAATAATACAAACGCTCCGCAGGACTGGGCTGATTTAGTCCAACCCGTATGGAAAGATAAAATTGTTTTAAGAAATCCAATGGCATCGGGAACGCTTCGTGTAATTTTTTCTGCAATCATTTCCATGTCAGTAAAAGCAAACGGCAGCGAAGATAAAGGATGGGAATGGCTTAAAGGTTTAGATGCAAATACGAAGGATTATTCCGCCGATGCAACTCAAATGTATTTAAAATTGGGCGGCGACCAGGAACCTGTAACTCTTTGGAATATGCCTGATATAATATTACAGGCAAATGCATATCAGTATCCGTTTGGATATATTTTTCCTAAAAGCGGAACAGTAGTGCTCACTGACGGTATAGCATTAGTAAAAGGAAGCAAAAATTCAGAAGATGCAAAAAAGTTTTATGAATTTGTTACAAGTAATGAGGCTCTGAAAGTTCAGGCAGAGAAGTTCTATAGAATTCCGGCTCGTACTGATATTGCAAAAGAATCATTACCTGATTGGATAAAAAAGGCTGACTATAAAGAGCTTGAGCTTGAGCTTGACTGGGAAATGATTTCCGAAAAAGAAGGGGACTGGATGAAGAAATGGGATGCGGAAATAAAGGGTAAGAAGTAG
- a CDS encoding PIG-L family deacetylase encodes MKKISFLFSILTLLFLFSINSFAQSDTTIKVLIVTAHPDDDALFSATVYKITHNLGGKVDLCLITNGEGGYKYSTLGEPIYGLELTDEAVGREYLPDIRKKELKAGCAIVGIKDFFFLDQKDHRYTTDVHEIMDSTVWDIPFVKRRLKEIIEAGKYNYIFCLLPVPTTHAHHASSAILTLQVVNEMPLSTRPVVLGGTMSSKGDTTKFTFTGLEKYPVTKISPDPLMFTFDRTAPFGFQDRLNYKIIANWVIAEHKSQGTMQLLMNMGDIEEYIWYDLNDKNKIEQTKQLFDKLAINYFKKKDYDLTK; translated from the coding sequence ATGAAAAAAATATCTTTTTTATTTTCAATTCTAACTCTTCTTTTTTTATTCTCAATAAATTCATTTGCACAATCCGATACAACCATAAAAGTCCTTATAGTCACAGCCCATCCCGATGACGATGCTTTATTCTCTGCAACTGTTTATAAAATAACTCATAACCTCGGTGGAAAAGTTGACCTGTGCCTTATCACAAATGGTGAGGGCGGATATAAATATTCAACTCTTGGCGAGCCGATTTACGGACTCGAACTTACAGATGAAGCTGTAGGTCGTGAATATCTTCCTGATATCCGCAAGAAGGAGCTTAAAGCCGGATGCGCTATTGTCGGCATAAAAGATTTTTTCTTTCTTGACCAGAAAGACCATCGCTATACAACGGACGTTCACGAAATTATGGATAGCACGGTATGGGATATTCCATTTGTAAAACGCAGACTAAAGGAAATTATTGAAGCTGGGAAGTACAATTATATTTTCTGTTTACTTCCTGTTCCGACAACACATGCTCATCATGCTTCATCTGCCATTTTAACTCTTCAGGTTGTAAATGAAATGCCATTATCAACCAGACCCGTAGTCCTTGGTGGTACTATGAGTTCAAAAGGCGATACAACTAAGTTTACTTTTACAGGACTTGAAAAATATCCCGTCACGAAAATAAGTCCCGACCCGCTGATGTTTACATTTGATAGAACAGCTCCATTCGGTTTTCAGGACAGGCTCAACTATAAAATAATAGCTAACTGGGTAATTGCCGAGCATAAGTCACAGGGCACAATGCAGCTGCTAATGAATATGGGAGACATTGAAGAATACATATGGTATGATTTAAATGATAAAAATAAAATAGAACAGACTAAACAGTTATTCGATAAGCTGGCAATAAATTACTTTAAGAAGAAAGATTATGATTTAACGAAGTGA
- a CDS encoding acyltransferase, protein MHKNNFDFLRLVFALCVIITHSYTLTGAAETDWLHTLTNGQVFFSYIGVRGFFIISGYLIYQSLLRSKSFYLFYWHRILRIFPGLIVVLLLTVILGYFVYAGDFHSYITNKSVWTYFPNNIKLFRLQGTIQGIFENNPYKDDINGSIWTLGYEFICYVLISLLFFIKRGHLIILSVVCLFFFVSNIFFLDVFSKLRFVIFAENIIDFGTFFFAGSLLAVLKIEKWKNRNLLLVISNLLLLISLYFGVFRIVHQFAMPVAIILFGITATKYIRGISKKVGDMSYGIYIYAFVIQQTLVHFFKIEQFSLTIYASLISIVFGYLSWHLIEKQALKFKNQLPSF, encoded by the coding sequence ATGCATAAAAATAATTTCGATTTTTTACGGCTCGTCTTTGCGCTTTGCGTTATTATAACTCATTCATATACTCTCACCGGAGCGGCGGAGACTGACTGGCTGCATACACTCACTAACGGACAGGTGTTTTTTTCATATATTGGTGTCCGGGGCTTCTTTATTATAAGCGGATATCTGATATACCAAAGTCTTCTTCGCAGCAAGTCGTTTTATTTATTTTACTGGCACAGGATTTTAAGAATTTTCCCGGGACTTATAGTCGTTCTTCTCCTCACAGTCATTCTGGGATATTTTGTTTACGCCGGAGACTTCCACAGCTACATCACTAATAAATCCGTATGGACTTATTTTCCAAACAATATTAAGCTCTTCAGACTTCAAGGTACAATTCAGGGAATCTTTGAAAACAATCCTTATAAAGATGATATAAACGGCTCAATATGGACGCTCGGCTATGAGTTCATATGCTACGTTTTAATTTCATTACTCTTCTTTATTAAAAGGGGTCATCTGATAATTCTATCTGTTGTTTGCTTATTCTTTTTCGTTTCTAACATCTTCTTTCTTGATGTCTTTTCAAAATTAAGATTTGTAATATTTGCAGAGAATATAATTGACTTCGGTACGTTCTTCTTTGCAGGTTCTCTGCTGGCAGTTCTGAAAATTGAAAAATGGAAGAACCGGAATTTATTGCTTGTGATTTCCAACCTGCTTCTACTAATTTCTTTGTATTTCGGAGTTTTCAGAATCGTCCACCAGTTTGCCATGCCGGTTGCAATTATCCTTTTTGGCATAACAGCTACAAAATATATAAGGGGAATATCAAAGAAGGTTGGTGACATGTCTTACGGAATTTATATCTACGCATTTGTTATCCAGCAGACGCTTGTTCATTTTTTCAAAATTGAGCAGTTTTCTTTGACAATATATGCTTCCCTCATCTCAATCGTATTTGGTTATTTATCCTGGCATCTTATTGAAAAACAGGCATTAAAGTTCAAAAATCAGCTTCCGAGTTTTTAA
- a CDS encoding septal ring lytic transglycosylase RlpA family protein produces MALVLVNPISSTGSNSLFARTSKIDPDFVQEGEASWYGPGFHGRKTASGERFDTYEMTAAHKTLPFGTVLKVTNLSNGKTILVTVNDRGPYVRGRIIDLSKAAKDALDMGGTAQVRLEVYTPEAEDENPADLTPLNLFEETLASKSKVFIEYFEDANNGNQTGLSGEDLNNIFKNFKTVRIKILTPDAKTANSKIYQEVKDEKSLNYLDITNRVQFLTGYTIDLGLFSDKTEAEKLIGLLESENFTTLYFEEIHNQNSVKFRLLTGNYDNYEGAIKDYNVLVDLKQSPKIVKIGFN; encoded by the coding sequence ATCGCATTAGTTTTAGTTAATCCAATTAGCAGCACAGGCAGCAACAGTTTATTCGCAAGAACTTCGAAAATTGATCCGGACTTTGTACAGGAAGGCGAAGCTTCGTGGTACGGCCCAGGATTTCATGGTAGGAAAACCGCTTCAGGAGAGCGATTTGACACATATGAAATGACGGCAGCTCACAAAACTTTACCCTTTGGAACTGTACTTAAAGTAACCAACCTCAGCAACGGAAAAACCATTCTGGTAACCGTTAACGATAGAGGTCCTTATGTAAGAGGCAGAATAATCGATCTATCCAAAGCAGCAAAAGACGCGCTTGATATGGGTGGCACCGCACAGGTAAGACTTGAAGTCTACACACCTGAAGCGGAAGATGAAAACCCAGCAGATCTAACCCCTCTAAATCTTTTCGAGGAAACACTTGCAAGTAAATCAAAAGTATTTATTGAATACTTTGAAGATGCTAATAACGGAAATCAGACCGGACTCTCGGGTGAGGACTTAAACAACATCTTTAAAAATTTCAAAACAGTCAGAATCAAGATTCTGACCCCTGATGCTAAAACCGCTAACTCAAAGATTTATCAGGAAGTAAAAGACGAGAAATCTCTCAACTACCTAGATATAACAAACAGAGTTCAGTTTCTAACAGGCTACACAATAGACTTGGGACTTTTCTCAGATAAAACTGAGGCGGAAAAACTAATAGGATTATTAGAGTCTGAAAACTTCACTACATTGTACTTTGAAGAAATTCATAATCAGAACTCTGTTAAATTCCGTCTTTTGACCGGTAACTACGATAACTATGAAGGTGCCATCAAAGACTATAACGTTTTAGTTGATTTAAAACAATCACCGAAAATCGTTAAAATAGGATTTAACTAA
- a CDS encoding N-acetylmuramoyl-L-alanine amidase yields the protein MSITKIPEKNYNLLIAKYLAEMLRKEYSDMQVYMTRDDDTFPELKERGRFANSKKGKLFVSIHCNSKLTEETDKSGFEVYVMSPTKTTDAVKITQGENQLLRDNIDSTRGKPTFQNDFILSSILTNVYRRYSERFASILETELTKTTQLENRGVKEEEFIVNFTSSMPSVLVECGYLSNKKDEAYLRSKDGQYDIARSVYKAIRYFKMDYEWENAY from the coding sequence ATGAGTATTACAAAAATCCCTGAGAAAAATTATAATCTGCTGATTGCTAAATATCTTGCAGAGATGTTACGCAAAGAGTACTCTGATATGCAAGTTTACATGACTCGCGATGATGATACATTTCCTGAGCTGAAAGAACGCGGACGATTTGCTAACTCAAAAAAAGGCAAGCTGTTCGTGAGCATTCATTGCAATTCAAAACTGACGGAAGAAACTGATAAGTCGGGCTTTGAAGTTTACGTAATGTCACCTACCAAAACAACTGATGCTGTAAAGATAACTCAGGGAGAGAATCAGTTATTAAGAGATAATATAGATTCAACAAGAGGCAAACCCACTTTTCAGAATGATTTCATTCTGTCATCCATCCTCACAAACGTCTACAGAAGGTATTCAGAACGATTTGCTTCAATTCTTGAAACAGAACTAACTAAAACAACTCAGCTTGAAAACAGGGGAGTAAAAGAAGAAGAGTTTATTGTAAACTTCACTTCATCAATGCCTTCCGTGCTGGTTGAGTGCGGCTACCTTTCAAATAAAAAAGATGAAGCATATCTCCGTTCAAAAGACGGTCAGTACGATATAGCCCGCTCCGTTTATAAAGCCATTAGGTATTTCAAGATGGATTATGAATGGGAGAATGCTTATTAG